The Patescibacteria group bacterium genome window below encodes:
- a CDS encoding MFS transporter, with the protein MSKRGTKLQYFFLKDINPVVRFLIISDTVLTGAAGLLGPIFALFITEFITGGNEAVAGLAAAIYLFTKSVLQIPIAHLIDRIRGEKDDFWLMFIFTVLIAFVPLLYLVISTPLELYIVQFVLGAFTAFTFPTYMAIFTRHIDREKEGTEWGVYFTLTDLTSAALAALGGYIAVSSGFQALIITVVILSFGGALLLWPIKPYIKAATKH; encoded by the coding sequence ATGTCCAAACGCGGAACCAAACTACAATACTTTTTTCTCAAAGACATTAATCCGGTTGTCCGGTTTCTCATTATCTCCGATACGGTGCTCACCGGCGCGGCCGGACTATTGGGGCCGATTTTTGCGCTCTTTATCACGGAATTCATTACCGGCGGCAACGAAGCGGTCGCGGGGCTGGCGGCGGCAATTTATCTTTTCACCAAAAGCGTTCTGCAGATTCCCATCGCGCACCTCATTGACAGAATTCGCGGGGAAAAAGACGATTTTTGGCTCATGTTTATTTTTACCGTTCTCATCGCCTTTGTTCCTTTGCTGTATTTGGTTATCAGTACGCCGCTTGAGCTTTATATAGTACAATTTGTATTAGGCGCCTTTACGGCATTTACGTTCCCGACCTACATGGCGATATTCACGCGCCACATTGACAGGGAAAAAGAGGGGACTGAATGGGGGGTTTACTTTACGCTCACTGATTTGACGAGCGCGGCGCTGGCGGCTTTGGGCGGCTACATCGCGGTTTCGTCCGGATTTCAAGCTCTTATCATTACGGTTGTTATCCTTTCGTTTGGCGGCGCGTTGCTTTTGTGGCCGATAAAGCCGTATATCAAGGCGGCAACAAAACATTAG